In Acidobacteriota bacterium, the genomic window TCTCGGTGATGATGGGGCGCGTAACTATCTGGTAGAGGTTCACGGCTGGAGTACCTCCTGCAGTTTCTCAATCGCGAGCCTGGAAATGAGCATGCGCTTGTATTTCAGGACATGGTAGGGATGCAACTCGCGGTTGGTTTGCAACTCCACGCCGGCCAGGTTGCGGCTCGACAACACCAGATTGCTGTTACCTTGCTGATCGACCAGCAGGACCGAACGATTCGCGCCCATTTTGTTCAGCGTCTCGCGCAGCGCCTTGGTTTTGCTAGTCACCTGAGAGAAATCTTCCACAACGGTAATGGCCTGGTCCTTGAGCTTGGCCGAGAGCGCTGAACGCAACGCGCCCAGCAGCATCTTCTTCGGCAACTTGTAGGCATAGGAGCGCGGTTGCGGTCCGTGAACCGTGCCGCCGTGCCGCCACAGAGGCGAACGGATGCTGCCGATACGAGCGCGGCCCGTGCCCTTCTGCTTCCATAACTTGCGACCGCTTCCCGCCACTTCGCCGCGGCCCTTGGTCGCATGAGTTCCCGAGCGCTGGCTGGCCATGAAACTGCGTACCGCCTCGTGCAGCAGAGTATGATTAATCTCTGCTCCAAAAACGGTGTCCGACAGCTCCATGGTGCCCACCGGGACATTTCTTAAGTTTCTAATTTCAACGCTAGGCATGTTGCGAATCCCTAACACCCAAAAAGTTATCCAAAACTACGATCTACAAATCTGTCTGCAAAACTGAAACTATTTAATGATCTTGCGAATCACCAAGTACCCACCGTTGGGCCCTGGAATAGATCCCTTGACCCAAATCTGATTCTCTTCCGTGTCGATTTTCACGATCTCCAGGTTGCGCACCGTAACCCGCGCCACACCCATATGGCCAGCGGCCCGCACACCTTTCAGCACGCGCGACGGCCACGCCGAAGATCCAATCGAACCCGGCGCACGGTGGAACATCGAACCGTGCGATGCCGCACCGCCCGCAAAGTGATGGCGCTTCATCAGGCCCGCGAACCCGCGGCCCTTGCTGGTGGCAACTACGTTTACTTTTTCTTTGGGGGAAAACATGGAGACGTTCACGGCATCGCCCGGCTTGGTCTGCTCAGAGCCCGCTTCGACCGGAACTTCGCGGACAAAACGAGCAGGCGCTACACCCGCCTGCTTAAAGTGCCCCAGGGTGGGCTTGCCGGCATGACGCATGCGGCGCGACTCAACCAACGCAATTTGCGCCGACTCATACCCATCCGCAGCCGCAGTCTTGCGCTGCACCACTACGCACGGGCCAGCCTGCAACACCGTTACTGGAACGACGGCGCCGTCCGTGGTGAATATCTGGGTCATCCCAAGTTTTTTACCGAGTATCCCGCTAACCATATTCATCCCGTCTTGCTAAAATTCCAGACTACTTACTTACTCTCCGCTTGATCACCGCAACATCGGCATCGGCGATTTTGCGCACGCCGTCCGCAGGACCTATTTGTGCTCTTTGCCGAAGGCTTTGATCTCGACGTCGACGCCTGCGGGCAGGTCCAACTTCATCAGCGCATCCACCGTCTGCGGCGTGGGCTCAAGAATATCCACTAAGCGTTTATGCGTGCGAATCTCAAACTGCTCACGCGCTTTCTTGTCCACATGCGGCGATGTCAGCGTCGTGTATTTATTGATCACCGTGGGAAGTGGAA contains:
- a CDS encoding 50S ribosomal protein L4; its protein translation is MPSVEIRNLRNVPVGTMELSDTVFGAEINHTLLHEAVRSFMASQRSGTHATKGRGEVAGSGRKLWKQKGTGRARIGSIRSPLWRHGGTVHGPQPRSYAYKLPKKMLLGALRSALSAKLKDQAITVVEDFSQVTSKTKALRETLNKMGANRSVLLVDQQGNSNLVLSSRNLAGVELQTNRELHPYHVLKYKRMLISRLAIEKLQEVLQP
- a CDS encoding 50S ribosomal protein L3; this translates as MVSGILGKKLGMTQIFTTDGAVVPVTVLQAGPCVVVQRKTAAADGYESAQIALVESRRMRHAGKPTLGHFKQAGVAPARFVREVPVEAGSEQTKPGDAVNVSMFSPKEKVNVVATSKGRGFAGLMKRHHFAGGAASHGSMFHRAPGSIGSSAWPSRVLKGVRAAGHMGVARVTVRNLEIVKIDTEENQIWVKGSIPGPNGGYLVIRKIIK
- a CDS encoding 30S ribosomal protein S10, with protein sequence MVRERIRIRLKAFDHRILDQSTAEIVETAKRTGAQIAGPIPLPTVINKYTTLTSPHVDKKAREQFEIRTHKRLVDILEPTPQTVDALMKLDLPAGVDVEIKAFGKEHK